A region from the Chloroflexota bacterium genome encodes:
- a CDS encoding ABC transporter permease, with translation MSVIWAKVWFDLWHRKSRTILAVLSIAAGVFAIGAMFGMSDQMLTGMDEAHRAVNPSHVQLAFNTLVDRDTILALKGVPGVAGIQPFSQNTIRYKIAPDAPWKQGVVLTLDDFDEQTYQLVQLKEGRWPKKDDLGVERLAAQFLNKNIGDTITIKINNTEREFPISGKIRHPFVPPPMFFDLAFFFMDAQGMERLGIPEGRFNSAYVEITPYSEDYSKEVATAIKERLAKQDIGIASTLYQDPTKHWGRGFMEGFVLVMQLLAVVSLLMSVVLVYNTVNALITQQTDQIGILKAIGGKSATIVQVYLTGVFIYGLLALLIALPLGAFIAFGITQYFLNLFNIDYNAFRVSTDAITFQVIAALAVPLFAGVIPVLGGARLTVRQAIASYGLGADFGTNWLDRAVERIGARFLPSHYATSLGNMFRRKGRLFLTQFVLIIAGTMFLMVMSLSSSINLTLDKIYERRQFDTMIQFARSQNIDRVVEMARAVEGVVKSEVRYTHSANVLVGGRQTREAGVGSSIEGVPPGSDFLIPLMVAGRWLQPGDGNAIVMTKDLAKKSGVNVGDTITLALGELGKSDWQVVGLYDPVFAGGFNDDIIYVPQDSLFVTTQRLSRGATMYVRTSRRDATSVTAINTQLKEVFELRGVKVAISLTEPEARRGNEAQFGIVTSMMLALAVIVAIVGGIALMGTLSISVVERTKEIGVLRAVGARSRTIMGMFVMEGALQGSFSWFIAVPVSLLISPPLANALGQTMFSANLYYQFNSSAIVAWLVIILVISTLASILPARSATRISVRDSLAYS, from the coding sequence GGTCAATCCGTCGCACGTCCAGCTTGCGTTCAACACGCTCGTTGACCGCGACACGATCCTCGCGTTGAAAGGCGTGCCGGGCGTTGCCGGCATTCAGCCGTTCAGTCAAAACACGATTCGCTACAAAATCGCGCCCGATGCGCCATGGAAGCAAGGCGTCGTTCTGACGCTTGATGACTTTGATGAGCAAACCTACCAACTCGTTCAATTGAAAGAAGGTCGGTGGCCCAAAAAAGATGATCTTGGCGTCGAACGCCTCGCCGCGCAATTCTTGAACAAGAATATCGGCGACACGATCACGATAAAGATCAACAATACCGAACGCGAATTTCCAATCTCGGGAAAAATTCGTCATCCGTTCGTGCCGCCGCCGATGTTCTTCGATCTCGCCTTCTTTTTCATGGACGCGCAAGGGATGGAACGGCTCGGCATTCCCGAAGGCAGATTCAATTCGGCGTATGTCGAAATCACCCCGTACTCGGAAGACTATTCCAAAGAAGTGGCGACGGCGATCAAGGAGCGGCTTGCCAAGCAAGACATTGGGATTGCCTCGACGCTTTATCAAGACCCCACCAAGCACTGGGGACGCGGCTTTATGGAAGGGTTTGTGTTGGTGATGCAATTATTGGCGGTCGTGTCTTTGTTGATGAGCGTCGTGCTCGTCTACAACACCGTCAACGCGCTCATCACACAACAAACCGATCAAATCGGCATTCTCAAGGCGATTGGCGGCAAATCCGCGACGATTGTCCAGGTGTATCTCACCGGCGTATTCATCTACGGATTGCTCGCGCTGTTGATCGCGCTACCGCTTGGCGCGTTTATTGCGTTTGGCATCACGCAGTATTTCTTGAATCTGTTCAACATTGATTATAATGCCTTCCGCGTTTCGACGGATGCGATCACTTTTCAAGTGATTGCCGCGCTCGCGGTTCCGTTGTTCGCCGGCGTGATTCCCGTCTTGGGCGGCGCGCGGCTTACCGTGCGGCAAGCGATTGCGAGTTACGGCTTGGGCGCGGATTTTGGAACGAACTGGCTTGATCGCGCGGTCGAGCGCATCGGCGCGCGCTTTTTGCCCTCGCACTATGCGACCTCGCTCGGCAACATGTTTCGGCGCAAGGGTCGCTTGTTCCTCACCCAATTCGTTCTCATCATCGCCGGCACGATGTTTTTGATGGTCATGTCGCTTTCCTCTTCGATCAATCTTACGCTTGACAAGATTTACGAACGCCGCCAATTTGACACGATGATCCAGTTCGCGCGTTCGCAGAATATTGATCGCGTGGTCGAGATGGCGCGCGCGGTGGAAGGCGTTGTAAAGAGCGAGGTACGCTATACGCACAGCGCGAATGTGCTCGTCGGCGGCAGACAAACGCGGGAAGCCGGCGTGGGTAGTTCGATTGAAGGCGTTCCGCCAGGAAGTGATTTCCTGATTCCATTGATGGTGGCTGGACGTTGGCTTCAACCGGGCGATGGGAATGCGATCGTGATGACCAAAGACCTCGCAAAGAAGAGCGGCGTCAACGTCGGCGACACGATCACACTCGCATTGGGCGAACTCGGCAAAAGCGATTGGCAGGTCGTCGGCTTGTACGACCCGGTTTTCGCGGGTGGGTTCAACGACGATATCATTTACGTCCCGCAAGATTCGTTATTCGTTACGACCCAGCGTCTGAGCCGCGGCGCAACGATGTATGTTCGGACTAGCCGGCGCGATGCCACATCGGTTACCGCGATCAACACTCAATTGAAAGAGGTTTTTGAGTTGCGCGGCGTCAAGGTGGCGATCAGTCTGACTGAACCCGAAGCGCGGCGAGGCAACGAGGCGCAATTCGGCATCGTCACTTCGATGATGCTGGCGCTCGCGGTCATCGTCGCGATTGTCGGCGGCATCGCGCTGATGGGCACACTTTCGATCAGCGTCGTCGAGCGAACGAAAGAGATCGGCGTGTTGCGCGCGGTCGGCGCGCGCTCGCGTACGATCATGGGGATGTTCGTGATGGAAGGCGCGCTGCAAGGATCGTTCAGTTGGTTCATAGCAGTGCCCGTGTCGTTGCTCATCAGTCCGCCGTTGGCAAATGCGTTGGGACAAACGATGTTCAGCGCGAATCTCTATTACCAATTCAACTCAAGCGCGATTGTCGCGTGGCTCGTGATCATTCTCGTCATCTCGACGTTGGCTTCGATTTTGCCGGCGCGCAGCGCGACGCGCATCAGCGTGCGCGATAGTCTGGCGTATTCCTAG
- the mtnP gene encoding S-methyl-5'-thioadenosine phosphorylase — protein MDKATLAVIGGSGVYQMDGLTNVKEVKVKTPFGAPSDAIILGTLGNQRIAFLPRHGRGHRIKPHELPVRANIYALKSLGVERIISLSACGSLREDYAPLDIVIPDQLFDRTKARPATFFPDNTVVHISFADPFCPELSQVLYNAAQKAGARVHNGGTLVVIDGPQFSTKAESQVYRQLKMDIIGMTALPEAKLAREAEICYATVAMVTDYDVWHPGHDTVTVEAVVQNLLKNAEMAKRIVRYAASEIPAAREHCPCPDALRDAIITAHDHIPDKTRHDLALLLNKYVPVRTRAKIRKSPR, from the coding sequence GTGGACAAGGCAACCCTCGCGGTCATTGGCGGTAGCGGTGTGTACCAAATGGATGGCTTGACGAACGTCAAAGAGGTCAAGGTCAAGACGCCGTTTGGCGCGCCCAGCGACGCGATCATTCTCGGCACCTTAGGTAACCAGAGAATCGCGTTCTTGCCGCGACACGGGCGCGGGCATCGCATCAAGCCACACGAACTCCCGGTGCGCGCGAACATCTACGCACTCAAATCGCTCGGCGTCGAGCGCATCATTTCGTTGAGCGCGTGCGGCAGTCTGCGCGAAGACTACGCGCCGCTCGACATCGTGATCCCCGACCAGTTGTTTGATCGCACCAAGGCGCGCCCCGCGACCTTTTTCCCCGATAACACCGTCGTGCACATTTCATTTGCCGATCCATTTTGTCCAGAGTTGTCCCAGGTTTTGTACAACGCCGCGCAAAAAGCCGGTGCGCGCGTTCATAATGGCGGCACGCTCGTGGTGATTGACGGTCCACAATTTTCGACCAAAGCCGAATCGCAAGTGTATCGCCAATTGAAAATGGACATCATCGGTATGACCGCCCTGCCCGAAGCCAAACTCGCGCGCGAAGCCGAGATTTGTTACGCGACGGTTGCGATGGTGACGGATTACGATGTGTGGCATCCTGGGCACGACACGGTGACGGTTGAAGCCGTCGTCCAGAATTTGCTAAAGAATGCGGAGATGGCGAAACGCATCGTGCGATACGCGGCGAGTGAAATTCCGGCAGCGCGCGAGCACTGCCCCTGCCCTGACGCGTTGCGCGACGCGATCATCACCGCGCACGATCACATCCCGGACAAGACACGTCACGATCTCGCGTTGCTGTTGAACAAATATGTACCTGTGCGAACGCGCGCCAAGATTCGCAAATCGCCGCGTTGA
- the menC gene encoding o-succinylbenzoate synthase — protein sequence MRIERIELRQFKMQLVAPFETSFGVETTEDHVIVRVDAEGVTGWGESPVNSGPSYSYETNQTVWLILRDFIVPSILGQNVASPEDAAKYWERVRGHRMAKAGLEFALWDAFARSRGVSLSKMLGGTHDKIAVGVSIGLQSSPGELVKRASGYLREGYKRIKIKIAPGRDIELVKAMRKEYPNILLQVDANSAYSISDAPLFQEMDAYNLLLIEQPLGYEDIYDHSKLQRLVKTPICLDESIHSFGDANTALGLASCRIINIKPARVGGFAESKRIHDLCAAHNAPVWHGGMLESGIGRAGNVALASLPNFTLPGDISASKRYFAEDIVEPAFEVDAEGMMRVPIDPGIGVRVLEDRLERVTVRREEFVA from the coding sequence ATGCGAATCGAACGAATCGAACTACGACAATTCAAGATGCAACTCGTCGCGCCGTTTGAGACATCGTTCGGCGTCGAGACGACCGAAGATCACGTCATTGTGCGTGTAGACGCGGAGGGTGTGACGGGGTGGGGCGAGTCGCCGGTCAACTCGGGACCGTCGTACTCGTACGAAACGAATCAAACCGTGTGGCTCATTCTGCGCGACTTTATCGTACCAAGTATCCTGGGTCAGAATGTTGCCAGCCCCGAGGACGCGGCGAAATACTGGGAACGCGTGCGCGGGCATCGCATGGCAAAAGCTGGGTTGGAGTTTGCACTGTGGGATGCGTTCGCCAGGTCGCGCGGCGTATCGCTCTCGAAAATGCTGGGTGGTACGCACGACAAGATCGCGGTCGGTGTGAGTATTGGCTTGCAGTCCTCGCCCGGCGAATTGGTCAAGCGCGCAAGTGGTTACCTAAGAGAGGGCTACAAGCGTATCAAGATCAAAATCGCACCAGGTCGCGATATCGAACTCGTGAAGGCGATGCGGAAAGAATATCCAAATATTCTTTTGCAGGTGGACGCGAATTCGGCGTACTCGATTAGCGACGCGCCATTGTTTCAAGAAATGGACGCGTACAATTTGTTGCTCATCGAGCAACCGCTGGGTTACGAAGATATTTACGATCATTCCAAGTTACAGCGACTCGTCAAGACGCCGATTTGTCTTGATGAAAGCATTCACTCGTTTGGCGATGCGAATACGGCGCTCGGACTCGCAAGTTGTCGCATCATCAACATCAAGCCCGCGCGCGTTGGCGGATTCGCAGAATCGAAACGGATTCACGATTTGTGCGCCGCGCACAACGCGCCGGTGTGGCATGGAGGTATGCTTGAAAGTGGCATCGGTCGCGCGGGAAATGTTGCGCTCGCGTCGCTGCCGAACTTCACCTTGCCGGGCGATATTTCCGCGAGCAAGCGATATTTTGCCGAGGACATTGTCGAACCAGCATTCGAGGTGGACGCGGAGGGCATGATGCGCGTCCCGATCGACCCAGGAATCGGCGTGCGAGTTCTTGAGGACCGGCTGGAACGTGTGACGGTACGACGTGAAGAGTTTGTGGCGTAA
- a CDS encoding 2,3-bisphosphoglycerate-independent phosphoglycerate mutase encodes MLTELLTPATTKIALIILDGLGGLPLEPGGKTELETARTPNLDALAAQSALGLADPVAPGITPGSGPGHLGAFGYDPLEYEIGRGVLEGLGIDFDLGPNDVAARGNFASVDEKGNLTDRRAGRIATDVNVELVKLLRTIKLPGVKVFVETVKEHRFVLVIRGAGLGDALTETDPQRLGVPALPVRGADVKSRKTAKLVNQFVKQAAKLLADKHPANMILLRGFAKRPAIPSYEERFGLKAASIAVYPMYRGLAKLLGMHALKVEGETIADEFTTLEKNWNDFDFFYLHVKKTDSAGEDGDFARKAHVIEDFDSQLPRLLALKPDVVIITGDHSTPALLKSHSWHPVPVLLYSNFVRADNIAEFGERACARGGLGRFPSKDILPIALANAQRLTKFGA; translated from the coding sequence ATGCTGACCGAGTTGCTGACTCCAGCAACGACAAAAATCGCGCTGATTATTCTAGATGGGCTGGGTGGGCTGCCATTGGAACCAGGTGGCAAGACTGAACTCGAAACCGCGCGGACGCCGAACCTGGACGCGCTCGCCGCGCAATCGGCGTTGGGGCTTGCCGATCCGGTTGCGCCGGGCATTACGCCGGGCAGTGGTCCCGGACATCTCGGTGCGTTTGGCTACGATCCGCTCGAGTACGAAATCGGACGCGGGGTGTTGGAAGGATTGGGAATTGATTTCGATTTGGGACCGAACGATGTCGCGGCGCGCGGAAATTTTGCGTCGGTGGACGAAAAGGGGAATCTGACCGACCGACGTGCCGGGCGCATCGCCACCGATGTGAATGTCGAGTTGGTGAAATTGCTTCGCACGATCAAACTGCCGGGCGTCAAGGTGTTCGTCGAAACGGTCAAGGAACATCGCTTTGTGTTGGTCATCCGCGGCGCAGGGTTGGGCGATGCGCTCACTGAAACCGATCCGCAACGACTTGGCGTGCCGGCATTGCCCGTGCGCGGCGCGGATGTCAAATCGCGCAAGACCGCGAAATTGGTGAATCAGTTTGTCAAGCAAGCCGCGAAACTGCTCGCGGACAAACATCCCGCGAATATGATTCTCTTGCGCGGCTTTGCGAAACGACCGGCGATTCCATCGTACGAAGAACGCTTTGGTTTGAAAGCAGCTTCGATTGCGGTCTATCCGATGTATCGCGGCTTGGCGAAATTGTTGGGCATGCACGCGCTCAAGGTCGAAGGCGAAACCATCGCGGACGAATTTACGACGCTCGAAAAAAATTGGAACGACTTTGATTTCTTTTATCTGCACGTCAAGAAAACGGATTCCGCCGGCGAGGACGGCGATTTCGCGCGCAAGGCGCACGTCATCGAAGATTTCGATTCGCAATTGCCGCGCTTGCTCGCGCTAAAGCCCGATGTCGTGATTATCACCGGCGATCACTCGACACCCGCGTTGCTCAAATCACATTCGTGGCATCCCGTGCCGGTGTTGTTGTACTCGAACTTCGTGCGCGCGGATAACATCGCCGAGTTTGGCGAACGCGCATGTGCGCGCGGCGGGCTGGGTCGCTTCCCGTCGAAAGACATTCTGCCCATCGCGCTCGCGAACGCGCAACGGCTCACGAAATTTGGCGCGTAG
- a CDS encoding zinc metallopeptidase: MFYFDPLYLLFAAPALLLAMFAQWRVSSAYDKYTKIRNARNLTGLQVAEYLLRQNGLNLNVAGTPGNLTDHYDPRDKTLYLSDGVARTPSVAALGIVAHEVGHAVQDSQGYAPMRLRAWLVAPANIGPWVGYILFIIGVVINFSGLVWLGIVFFSASLIFAVATLPVEFNASNRALAMLRSSALVGQGEVEAAQSVLSAAALTYVAAAAQALSSVLYYVFIALNLNRRDD, from the coding sequence ATGTTCTACTTTGATCCGCTTTACCTGCTTTTCGCCGCACCGGCGTTATTGCTGGCGATGTTCGCGCAGTGGCGCGTCAGCTCCGCGTACGATAAATACACGAAAATTCGCAACGCGCGCAACCTGACCGGCTTGCAAGTCGCCGAGTATCTTTTGCGTCAAAACGGGCTGAACTTGAACGTTGCCGGCACGCCGGGAAATTTGACCGATCACTACGACCCGCGCGACAAGACACTCTATCTTTCCGATGGCGTCGCACGCACGCCGTCGGTCGCCGCGCTCGGCATCGTCGCGCACGAAGTCGGGCACGCGGTCCAGGATTCGCAAGGGTATGCGCCGATGCGCTTGCGCGCGTGGCTCGTTGCGCCCGCCAACATCGGACCCTGGGTCGGCTACATCTTGTTCATCATCGGCGTTGTCATCAACTTTTCCGGCTTGGTGTGGCTTGGCATCGTCTTCTTTTCCGCGAGTCTCATCTTTGCGGTTGCGACACTGCCGGTCGAATTCAACGCGAGCAACCGCGCGCTCGCGATGTTGCGTTCGAGCGCGCTCGTCGGTCAAGGCGAAGTGGAAGCCGCGCAATCGGTGTTGAGCGCCGCCGCGTTGACGTACGTCGCCGCCGCCGCGCAAGCGTTGTCCAGTGTGCTCTACTATGTTTTCATCGCGCTTAACTTGAATCGCCGCGATGATTGA